The region GGCGGCTCGCCGCCTCAAAAACGTCAGTCATCGGCGTCACCGAGCACTCCATCCTCCGTCCATCGTGTACGAGGCTCCCGTCACCATGCCCGCCGACGACGATGCCAGCCAAGCGACCAGCGAGCCGACCTCCTCCGGTTCGACGAGGCGTTTGATCGCGCTCTCCTTGAGCAGAATCTCCTCCACCACCTGATCCTCACCGATGCCGTGAGTCCTGGCCTGATCGGCGATCTGCTTGGTCACCAGCGGCGTACGCACATAACCGGGGTTGACGCAGTTGCTGGTGACCCCGTGCGGTCCGCCCTCCAGCGCGGTCACCTTCGACAGGCCCTCCAGCGCGTGCTTGGCGGTGACGTAGGCGACCTTGAACGGCGAGGCCCGCAGCCCGTGGATCGACGAGATGTTGATGATCCGGCCGAAGCCACTGCCGTACATGTGTGGCAACGCGGCACGGATCAACAGGAACGGCGCCTCGACCATCAGGGCCATCATCATCCGGAATCGCTCCGGCGGAAACTCGGAGATCTCGCTG is a window of Mycolicibacterium chubuense NBB4 DNA encoding:
- a CDS encoding 3-hydroxybutyrate dehydrogenase, which produces MSELGGRAALVTGAASGIGAACARELARRGAAVTIADVDDAAANALAGEIGATAWVVDLSDVRALEGLRLQTDILVNNAGVQTVSEISEFPPERFRMMMALMVEAPFLLIRAALPHMYGSGFGRIINISSIHGLRASPFKVAYVTAKHALEGLSKVTALEGGPHGVTSNCVNPGYVRTPLVTKQIADQARTHGIGEDQVVEEILLKESAIKRLVEPEEVGSLVAWLASSSAGMVTGASYTMDGGWSAR